In Dyella terrae, one DNA window encodes the following:
- the rpsO gene encoding 30S ribosomal protein S15 — MSLTAEQTGKIIADFGRVPNDTGSPEVQVALLSARIEHLTDHFKAHKQDHHSRRGLLKLVNQRKSLLAYLKKNDLARYQALIERLGLRR; from the coding sequence ATGTCCCTCACCGCAGAACAGACCGGCAAGATCATTGCTGACTTCGGCCGCGTCCCGAACGATACCGGTTCGCCGGAAGTGCAGGTTGCCCTGCTGTCCGCCCGCATCGAGCACCTGACCGACCATTTCAAGGCCCACAAGCAGGATCATCACTCGCGTCGTGGTCTGCTTAAGCTGGTCAATCAGCGCAAGAGCCTGCTGGCCTACCTCAAGAAGAACGATCTGGCCCGCTACCAGGCCCTCATCGAACGCCTCGGCCTGCGCCGTTAA